The following are encoded together in the Azospirillum brasilense genome:
- a CDS encoding filamentous hemagglutinin N-terminal domain-containing protein → MEILQSTDKAIINWKSFSIDAGEKVTFQQPSASSVTLNRVTGADPSKIMGSLSANGTVMLVNPNGVVIGAGAKVDVGGLVATTANISDANFMAGKYQFDQALHQAERHGGERGRHHRQGQRPRRPGGPRTSATPASSAPSSARSRWAVRRPSRSTSTATG, encoded by the coding sequence ATGGAGATCCTGCAGTCCACCGACAAGGCCATCATCAACTGGAAGTCCTTCAGCATCGACGCCGGTGAGAAGGTCACCTTCCAGCAGCCGTCGGCCTCCAGCGTCACGCTGAACCGGGTCACCGGCGCCGATCCGTCCAAGATCATGGGCAGCCTGTCGGCCAACGGCACGGTCATGCTGGTCAACCCCAACGGCGTGGTGATCGGCGCCGGGGCGAAGGTGGACGTCGGCGGGCTGGTGGCGACCACCGCCAACATCTCCGACGCCAACTTCATGGCGGGCAAGTACCAGTTCGACCAGGCCCTCCACCAAGCCGAACGCCATGGTGGTGAACGAGGGCGACATCACCGTCAAGGACAGCGGCCTCGCCGCCCTGGTGGCCCCCGCACGTCCGCAACTCCGGCGTCATCCGCGCCAAGCTCGGCAAGGTCGCGCTGGGCGGTGCGGAGACCTTCACGCTCGACTTCCACGGCGACGGGCTGA